The Gossypium arboreum isolate Shixiya-1 chromosome 6, ASM2569848v2, whole genome shotgun sequence DNA window cgaaTCTAGAATCCACTCCGACGTGAGCTTAGAGTTAtcacttgttgacactaacaagaaatcatcacagTTTTCATctgccaaattagcaccagctacatcttcctcattactctcagcagctcttttatttcgcactttataacaatctgctttgacgtgacctaactttttacaatagcgacacattttgtctcgtttctttgatgctatcaaaatggaagcttgcctatctgccttgttatccaaatgaagctcattgttgAGTTTGTATCTACCCAACAAATGAACCTTCGCATCTTCAAATGAGAGTTTGTCTctaccataaatcagggtctccctgaaagacttgtatgaaaggGGTAAAGTGTACAATAATAACATAACTTGGTCTTCATCATCACTATGAACCTCAACGTTCTTTAGATCATTTAAAAGAATAATGAATTAattgatgtgatctctaagaagctcacattcgttcatgcgaaacgtaaatagacgtttcAACACTAAAtgattagccagagacttagtcgcataaagagtttctaaccttttccacaaggcagatgaggtcttctccatcaatacctcctgcaatactaTATTCATGAGGCACAACTAGATTGTagataaagccttttcatcaagctcttcccattctgttttatttagattctcaggctttttcccagtaacaacctttttcaaactGGATTgtactagaattgccatcatctgaACTTGCCACAAATTGGAacttgtctcaccatcgaacttctcaattttaaACCTTGTTGCTGCCATATCTGAATGGGCTGatatatgaaaattgaactagctctgataccacttgttaggatcaACTCGACTAAGCAACAAGAAAAAAATagtagaataaattgagaaattgaacacataaatttaacatggaaaaacccctccaaagaggataaaaaatcacgggcaaagataattttactataatgccaaaagaatgaagagtacaaaagatggggacaaaaactaaaccccgaaaacccgaaaacaaagaaccctcaaaacgtaaacacaaaattctctaaatgtgttatgagttctaatatcgaatgggtgtattttctaaggttgtaaaagagcctatttataggctaaattcataagtcaaataataataaaataatctaaactaatcagtgtttgattgaaacaaataaatagagtctaactgaaagattatttctcaaatttgactaaaaataggagtaatatttaacaattttaattaaatagtAATATTAAACTTCACTTAAAATGAGAGTTAACTCTCACACCTTAATGTAGATCTAAACCATTTGTTCCCTTGTAGAAGTTTCGTTTACACCTATTATTGATCACAAATCTAAACACACAATTAACTCATTTTAGTCATGATCTATTCGAATAACATGGCTTTTATTATGATATTTAATGTGAAAATCTCACAAATACTTACCCTCAATTCGAGTGCTtaaaaaaataatctaaataCATTATGTACACCCAACTCGACTCACGAGTAATTTTAATTGTGAATGTGAGTGAAAACGTTTGGTAGAAATTTCCAAACATAGTCCATAGTATAATTTAAAGATGTTGGTTTGAAAGTACAAAGTGGTCAGAAGAATGCTTTGGAAAGCAATGGAAAATAGAAAACCAAATACGTACAAACCAGTCCACCTCAATTCATCACTCTCGTGATGTTTCACTATTGATTTCTCAAAGGATTGTTAATCGGTCCTTCATGTTAACATAAGATCATATTAGTACTAATGATTttcgaaataataaaaataaaatatgaaatatttaGGCCCTATACCATTCAGCCATGTCACAAAATTTTAAGACGAAGGATTTTCAATCCTAAAACGTCACTTACACTTGTTTCATTATGAGATGATCGAAGGAACGAAAATGGAGCGAAACCAATGGTTGGATAATctaaaataattgaataaaagaaaataaaatatacattttagtcactaaggTAATCGGCAAgataaagagaaaataaaatagaagaaatCGATCATCGATGGCGGCGGTGATGGTGGTCTGACAACGGTAACAGTAACAGCGATGGCAACTTAGCAGTGGTCTGTCTACGAGGGTGTGATTGTTCAGTGGTGGTGTGAAAAAAAAGTAGGGAAGATGGTTCGGTTACTTTTAATCTAAAGAGAGGAGAAAAAGATGGAAGAAAAAAATCGATGGATGAGAAGGTGACCCACGATGGTTACGGTGGTGGATACGGCAGCTCATGATGTCGCATGGTGGATGGTGGTGAGGTGGTGGTGCAAATAAACTCACGATGGTGGAAAGAAAAGGATGATGGTTGTGGTGGCCAAAAAGAGGGAAAACAAaggggaagaaaatgaaaaaaaaatgaagactAGGGTGCAAAGAGGGTTATGGACAGTACAAGAGGTGGTGTAGCTTGGTCAACCATGATCAGATTCAATGCACCTCAAGCTTATGGCAAGGGAGTGAGACAAGAAGGGAAAAGGGGGATGCACTTCGATTTAAAAAGGTAAGTTTGACTTACTAATGAAGGAAATGAATCCTCTCTATATAGTAACATAGGTGGACGACAAGGCTAGCTAGCACATGCTAAAAATGCAcaaacattaaataaaaaaaatgcacAAAGGGGTTAGATCTAGAAACCTCAAAGATAGCTAAGGAGCTTCCTACCACTAAGCCACAACACTTCCTTGTTTTCAATAATGCGCGAAAAATTTTAAGACATAAGAGTTAGTAGATTCAccttgttaattaaattaaattaattaagaaaaTGGGATGTGACAAGggatataaaataataagagaaGAGGAGGGTGTGAGACCCAAGAGTGGACAGTCAAGACCAGACCAAGGTCTAATACCGCCAATAAATAATTCATAATGCATAATGCATAAGCCTTTTCAACTAAGTATGCAAGTTCTTCTATGAAATTCAGGGAGTTAATTCCTAAGCCAGAAATATCAATTATTAAAGATTTATGCAATTTTACATGCATTTTATTTACAAATCTCACTAAGTTCTCTGAACTTATAAAATTTACTACTTGAATGCAGGATAGGTTAAGACTCAAAAATATAGAAAGGGATCGGGCCAGACTGCGCTAAAGTGGAGTGGTGCGCGGTAGCTATTCATGTATTTAGAGGGGTACTCATAGAGGCCTTGCCTTAGGGTTTAAGATGATTATATCCGTTATCAAGTTGTAAACAAAACATTGTAAATATTTGTAGGAATCAAAGTTGTAACAttctgaattagggtctagtcagaacagtggttttgaaatcatgaatccaaagtagaaataattattttgtgatttttatgaggtttatgatatgattacatgcttgtgtgaaaatttcatgaagaaattttatgtgtaaagtgtccaatttaatttagggactaaattgaaaaagttacaaaattaaagattctagaagctttaaatatgaaatggatttagattagtaattagaggtccttaaatagaaatttatccaatttttatttttatggacaaaaatgggcatgcatgggtaaACTTTTAAaggaaggccttaagggcatttttgtcttttggtaaatacaagaataaaaagggaaaataaacccaaaatctcttcatctttctcatacttgtgccgaatttgaagagtcgccataactagggtttcttcaacctttcaagcttgatagtaagtacatcctagccctatttttaatgttctttatgttttttatatcTTTGAAACATgaactagctatttctaccatcgttttaagctagggttcatgttcaaaaatttacccatgtttttcatgcatgtattttgatgatttatgaaggaatatgaaagtttagtgttagataaacatcttttcctaggtgatttttcatgaaaacaccaaaaaggacTTTTTGTAAAATATGCAAAAATAAGTGTCAAAAAtgtaatttgatgaaaaatgtaagTTGTTATAAGAAGGAATATGAATCGGCtcggcttgggtaacaaagaaattggacacatttcatttttacgagcttagggacaaaagtgtaaatatatcaaagtttaagggaaaaagtgtaattttgccataatatgatttttggactaacttgaataatttggatattaaataagtgaaatttgctattatagatcaagaaaaacggagtccgggcctagaccggggaaagaccAAGATCTTaaactaaattgaaataattgtccatattttgtaccaaCGTAAGTTTGTGTGTAACTAATATAGCATTTTATTATGTGCTTAATATTTGATGTTATACGAATGGTTTAATTGTCTTGGTGAATATCATTGATGTTGTTTGTTAAAGAATTGTGGTGACATAAGCCGATTGATCCTTAGGAATACTTAGGGTATCATTGTTTTGACATTTCAGTGGATGAACTTTCGTGTAaggccatatctgggatatggcttcggtagTGACATGtgattccatgtaagaccatgtttgggacatggctttggcatcgtTAAATGATCCTATATAATACCATATtttggacatggcattggcatcataatgagacatcgtgtaagaccgtagctgggctatcggcttcgatatgtgtgatcccatgtaagaccatgtctgggacatggcattggcatcattatgtggtcccatgtaagaccatatctgggatatggcattgacacCCTACCTTGTGTATATGATATCTTGAGTAACCCTTAGTATTTCAAACGGTTCAACGGGTAGTCCAGGATGTGACAAAGAATGACGAGGCATAGATATCTTGAGTGGGCACAGGTAACTACGCCAAGCTCGTAGTTATTGAGAATACGGAATGATACAATTTTGGTATGATGAAAATAGAGAAATCATGATCTTGAGTTCTATGAGACATTGTGAAATTTGATCGAGATAAGATATGATTATAGTGATTATGGAGAATGTAATGAATTAAATGATGTTATGTGTGTGTTGAAATTACATATTTTCgttgcttattatttacatacaagcttactaagctttatgcttactccctctcttttccttttttcttatAGTTTCGCCAAGCTAGTTCAGGGATCAAAGGGCGTCGGAGACGcggtcacactatccatcagatcttttgggtatagttagtctctttattttgagtgtggcatgtgtAGGAACTTGGTTAtattgttatatgtcatattagttTAGCCAATGTTTTGGCTTATGAGGGTGTTATGAtccattttgtataaggccatgaaataTGGCTTACAATgactattgggttgtaaacctttTCACTTATGCATGCATTAGCCAATCCCATTATGGTATGGATCTTGGTGGGTGatggttgaatgatgatgatCACTAGGTTTCTGTATGAGTTGATATGAAAGTGCATGCAtgcaaatttaataattattgctCATGGATACATgtgccaaagcacacgggcgtgtgccttggccgtgtgaccacattttgtttatgacatcataaacagagagttacacgggctagggacacaggcgtgtcccaagccacatgggcgcaTGGGATTACACGACCCACccgtacgggcgtgtgactctgtttagtgaaaaattttctaagttctcggtttggtcccgaactgcTCCCAATGTATGCGTTGGGCCTTGTGggtccatataagggacaatgcgcatgtgggtgaaaagttttaaatttggaaagAAATTTATGTCCCAGTTTTCTAAGATTTTGTGAGCTTATGTCTGTTAAcgcctcataccctattccggTGTTAGTTACgtgtaagaggtgttacatttagtggtatcagagttacgatttagtcgattctcgaataACATAGCGTgtgtacgagtttagctatacatgccatacatatattatgatagtgtgatgacttctgacaattTTTAATTGTGTtctcatatagtaaatagatctcgATCGGGGTGTAGTAAATGATGTAAAACTTAACGCACCGACTCCCTCTGAAAGAACGGTGCCAACTAATATCCGACCTCTCACGGTTAGTTAGGGAGGAGGAGatggggctcgagaagcctttctccacgtGATAGGtacttggtacacggagttcgttcgagcgaacccgaatgctcaaccccctTCACCCCCTCCAATTCCTCAGCCTATTCCAGTGGCACCCCAAGGTATGGATTTATAAGACTGAATAAACCCCTGGTGGATAAAATTCGGAAGCAAAGagctgaagagttccgagctagtATTAACAATGATCCGAAacgagcagagttttggctcgtAAACACCATCCGGGTTTTTGAAGAATTGTCATGCACGCCGGAAGAGTGCATGAAATATGTGGTATCACTGCTTAGAGATTCGgcttaccattggtagaagacACCTGTCTCGGTAGTATTGAGGGAGAAAGTGACATGGGAATTTTTCTAAGAGGAGTtatggaaaaagtatatcagtcagagattcatggatcagaaGAGAAAGGAGTTCcttgagttgaagcaaggtagaaTGACAGTAACTCAATACgggcgtgagtttgtgagacttagcaaatacgctcgagaatgtgtgtcGACTGAAGCCATTATGTACAAGAGGTTTGAGGACGGATTAAACGAATACATTCAGATGTTTGTTGGTATGCTTGAACTGAAAGAGTTCGTGGTACTAGTCGAAAGAGCTTGTACGGCTagggaattggccaaagagaagagaaaagctaagTCTAAGGCTAGAGACTCAAGGAAAAGGCctatgagcaagtcatttcagtctacatcaaAGAAGTTTAGGGATTTCAATTCTCGCTCTCATGATTTTGTTGGGTTCCCGAACAGAAATAAAGATAAACATTACTTGGGTACTAAGGCCCAGACCACCTCGATTGCTACTATGGTGGGTAATGGTCGGCCAAGTAGGCTGGAATGTCCACATTGGTAAACGTCACCCCGGTGAATGTCATGGGAGTTACAGGACCTGTTTCAAGTGTAGTTCTCCAGACCACTTTATTAGAGAGTGCCCCAAGATGACAGAGAATGAGAGATATCAAAGTGCAAGATCGAGTAACACTGCTGGCCATGGTAGACCCCAGAAAAATCTGGGTAATAGAGCAAGCAGTAAAAGTGCCCCTAAAGAGTCTACTGTGAGACCCAAAGGCAGAGCTCCTGCAAGGACATACGCCATTCGCGCTCGTGAAAAGGCTTCATCCCTGAATGTGATTATTGGTACATTCTCTATCTATGATACTACTGTTATTGTTTTGATTGATCTGGGatctacccattcctatatttgtatgaaattggtgtctagtatgagcaTGCTTGTTGAGCCTACTAAATTTATGATAAAAGtttcaaacccgttaggcaaatgtgtgctagttgacaaagtatgtaggaATTTCCTTTTGATGATTAGAGgacactgttttccggctaacctcatgcttttgccatttgatgagatGTAATTCTtagtatggactggttaactgcTCAAGATGTAGTAGTAAACTGTGGGAGAAaatttattgaactgaaatgtaaaAGTGGTGATATTctccgggttgaatcagatgagtcggaTAGCTTGCCTACAGTGATTTCCTTAATGGTCACTTAGAAGTGTGTAAAGAAGGGTTACGAGGCTTACCTTGTCTTTGTATAATACAAAAGAATCAGAGTCAACAATTGAGTCAATACCAGTAGTATGTGAGTATTCAAACGTATTCCTAGAAGAGTTGTCTGGATTGCCCCCgattagagaagtggaattcaacATTGATCTAGTTTAAGGTacgacacccatttctattgctccttataggaTGGCTTCAaatgagttgaaggagttgaaagcccaATTGCAATAAttgatggataaaggttttgaGAGACCTAGTtaaccagttttatttgtgaagaagaaagatggttcgatgaggttatgtattgattaccgacaactcaacaaggtgacagtaaagaataagtaccccttgccgagaatagatgatttatttgatcaattgaagggatccacagtgttttccaagatagatttgaggtttggttactatcagttgagagttaaggactcAGACGTGCCGAAAACTGCATTTcggacgagatatggtcactatgaatttttggtaatgccttttggtctaacgaTTGCTCCTGtgattttcatggatttaatgaatcgaattttctgaccttatttggataaatttgtagtggtatttattgattacatcctgatttattctcgtgacGAATCTGAACATGCCGATCATTTGAAGATTGTCTTGCAAACTTTAAAAGATAAGCGattttatgcaaagtttagcaaaagtgagttttggcttagagaagtcagatttttggggcatgttgtgtcagGTGATGGGatttgagttgatccaagtaagatttcagccattgttgattggaaaccgccgcAGAATTTATccaaagttagaagctttttgggtgtAGCCGGCTATTACAGGAGGTTCATTAAAGGATTATCTATGATTGCCTCTTCGATGACAAAATTTTTGCAAAAAGATATCAAGTTCGAATGACCGACagtaaagttttgagaaattaaaggcattgttgactgaggctccacTAATAGTGCAACCCAAGCcgagaaaagaatttgtggtttacaGTGATCATCTTTAAATGGATTGGCTCcactatgcttcgagacagttgaaaccgtatgagaaaaattatccgacacatgaacTAAagctagctgctat harbors:
- the LOC128293774 gene encoding uncharacterized protein LOC128293774, producing MDQKRKEFLELKQGRMTVTQYGREFVRLSKYARECVSTEAIMYKRFEDGLNEYIQMFVGMLELKEFVVLVERACTARELAKEKRKAKSKARDSRKRPMSKSFQSTSKKFRDFNSRSHDFVGFPNRNKDKHYLGTKAQTTSIATMVGNGRPSRLECPHCSPDHFIRECPKMTENERYQSARSSNTAGHGRPQKNLGNRASSKSAPKESTVRPKGRAPARTYAIRAREKASSLNVIIGTFSIYDTTVIVLIDLGSTHSYICMKLVSSMSMLVEPTKFMIKVSNPLGKCVLVDKVCRNFLLMIRGHCFPANLMLLPFDEM